TGAATTTAAAAGCGGGTGATTTTGTGAAAATCCAAATTTTAAACGGTACCAAAAAAGTATATGATGGGAAATTAAAACTCGTAAATACTTTTGGTGAAGTTCCTGTAGGGACAGATGTTACGTATTTTAACAGCCTTTTGAATTTTTCACTGGCAGTAAATCAGGGAAGCTTTTCGGCAAAACATAAAATTTACAGCGGATCGGATTGGAGTATTCTGCTAAGCAAATGATTTTGAATAAGATAATATAAAAAAACCGCTCAAGTTGAGCGGTTTTTTATGAATATCGTTGACAGTTTTATATTATAAACTGAATGAAGCTCCTAAACTAAAAGTGGCTTGATTGTTTAAATGATCAAATACATCATTGTTGCTGCTGTATTTTGCGATTGGGAATCCAATTTCTGTGAAAACACCAAATCCGTCAGTAAAAAAATAACGACCTCCAACGTGTCCGCCGAAATTACGTAAACCTAAACTTAAACCTGGATATACATCTAATTGCTCAACTCCAATAACACTGCTTAAATTGGCATTAATTCTTGCTTTTGCATCAAAACGATCTTTAAATTCTGGTTTGTAATCGTAGTATGGAGTTGGATTGTTGTGGTAAATACCATTAAAATTATCTACTCCAAGTAAATAACTAGTCACAAATCCGAAAGAGAAATTTTCTCCTAAACCAAAATCTATCGAACCTTGAATTCCAGAACCGCCATCTTGAAGATTAGCACCAATGTTTACTCTCATATCGCCTTTTCCTTTAAAAGCCTGTTGTGCCTGAGTGAATCCAAATGATACTAAAAACAAAAATGTAATAACTTTTTTCATAACCTTTAAATATTAATATTGGACTGCAAATTTAGTTTTTTACAGATTAATTCCTGCCTTTTTCGTTAGAATACAACTCATTTAAAGGGTCGCTCTGCCAGAACTCCTTGGTATCCACGTTCATAATTGTCAGCGGACCTTTAAAAGCAGCTCCTGTGTCAAC
This is a stretch of genomic DNA from Flavobacterium endoglycinae. It encodes these proteins:
- a CDS encoding DUF6646 family protein; the encoded protein is MKKVITFLFLVSFGFTQAQQAFKGKGDMRVNIGANLQDGGSGIQGSIDFGLGENFSFGFVTSYLLGVDNFNGIYHNNPTPYYDYKPEFKDRFDAKARINANLSSVIGVEQLDVYPGLSLGLRNFGGHVGGRYFFTDGFGVFTEIGFPIAKYSSNNDVFDHLNNQATFSLGASFSL